A section of the Delphinus delphis chromosome 1, mDelDel1.2, whole genome shotgun sequence genome encodes:
- the PRG4 gene encoding proteoglycan 4 isoform X2: MERKILPIYFLLLLSVFLIQQVSSQDLSSCAGRCGEGYSRDAICNCDYNCQHYMECCPDFKKVCAVEFSCKGRCFESFSRGRACDCDSECKKYGKCCSDYDSFCEKVHSPASPPPSKSAPPPPGTTQTIKSTTKRSPKSSSKKTKKVIESEEIIEAKENKKKRTPKTKPTPEPPVIDEAGSGPDNGDFKLTPTPNIPTTQRNKFTTTPKITIVKPILSKPSIPPNSDTTKETPLTANKETTDETKETSTTNKQTSTTAKEKTTSAKETQNAEKTSTKDFAPTSEVPATSTLKAETISKSPALTSPKEPDPTTKESTPTTTKEPAPTTKESTPTTTKEPAPTTKASTPTTTKKPAPTTKASTPTTTKEPAPTTKESTPTTTKEPAPTTPREPAPTTKESTPITTKEPAPTTTKEQAPTTPKELAPTTKEPTPITTKEPAPTTTKVPAPTTPKEPASATPKESTPSSPNTPAPTTSEASPSTITMEPPTTPKGPVESTPEFPVEPTPKTLENSPKEPAVPTTKAPKVTKPEMTTTAKDKATEQDTTDTMASSKITLKATTLAPKVMTATKKTTEETTSKPEPTTAIPKGTATNAQVTTPKPQKPTKAPKKLTCTKKTKTPKVRKPKTTPTPPKMTSAMPKSNPTSLAEATLQTTTSPNQTPNSEIIEVNPKNEDADATEGEKPQMMIPRPPVLTPIVIPGTDFIGRGPSQGIGINPVFSDETNLCNGKPVDGLTTLRNGTLVAFRGHYFWMLNAFSPPSPPRKITEVWGIPSPIDTVFTRCNCEGKTFFFKDSQYWRFTNDIKDAGYPKLISKGFGGLNGKIVAALTIAKYKNRPESVYFFKRGGRIQQYTYKQEPTQTCTRRKPAISYPVYGETTQIRTRRFERAIEPSQTHTIRIHYSPIRVTYQDKGLLHNEVKVSTLWRGLPNVVTSAISLPNIRKPDGYDYYAFSEDQYYNIDVPTRTARGITTRSGQTLSNVWYNCP; this comes from the exons ATGGAGAGGAAAATACTTCCCATTTACTTTTTGTTGctgctttctgttttcttgattCAGCAAGTTTCTTCTCAAG atttatcaaGTTGTGCAGGGAGATGTGGGGAAGGGTATTCTAGAGATGCCATCTGCAACTGTGATTATAACTGTCAACACTACATGGAGTGCTGCCCTGACTTCAAGAAAGTCTGCGCTGTAG AGTTTTCCTGTAAAGGCCGCTGCTTCGAGTCCTTTTCAAGAGGGAGGGCGTGTGACTGTGACTCAGAATGTAAGAAGTACGGCAAGTGTTGTTCCGATTATGACAGTTTTTGTGAAAAAG TGCACAGTCCTGCATCACCACCACCTTCAAAGTCTGCACCTCCACCTCCAGGAACAACTCAGACCATCAAATCAACAACCAAACGTTCACCCAAATCATCAAGCAAGAAGACTAAGAAAGTTATAGAATCAGAGGAAATAATAGAAG caaaagaaaacaagaagaaaagaacccCTAAAACGAAACCTACCCCAGAACCACCAGTAATAGATGAAGCTGGAAGTGGACCGGACAATGGTGATTTCAAGCTCACCCCAACTCCTAACATTCCCACCACTCAACGTAATAAATTTACCACAACTCCCAAGATTACAATAGTAAAACCAATACTTTCTAAACCCAGTATTCCACCTAATTCTGACACAACTAAAGAGACGCCTTTGACAGCCAATAAGGAGACAACAGATGAAACTAAAGAGACTTCTACAACAAATAAACAGACTTCAACTACTGCAAAAGAGAAGACTACTTCAGCTAAAGAGACACAAAATGCAGAGAAAACATCTACTAAAGACTTTGCACCCACATCTGAAGTTCCTGCTACATCTACACTCAAAGCTGAAACTATAAGCAAATCCCCTGCTCTCACCTCTCCCAAAGAGCCAGATCCCACCACCAAGGAATCTACACCTACCACCACCAAGGAGCCAGCTCCCACCACCAAGGAATCTACACCCACCACCACCAAGGAGCCAGCTCCCACCACCAAGGCATCTAcacccaccaccaccaagaagcccgcTCCCACCACCAAGGCATCTACACCCACCACCACCAAGGAACCAGCTCCCACCACCAAGGAATCTacacccaccaccaccaaagaGCCAGCTCCCACCACCCCCAGGGAGCCAGCTCCCACCACCAAGGAATCTACACCCATCACCACGAAAGAGCcagctcccaccaccaccaaggaGCAAGCTCCCACCACCCCCAAAGAGCTAGCCCCCACCACCAAGGAACCTACACCCATCACCACCAAAGAGCcagctcccaccaccaccaaggtGCCTGCTCCCACCACCCCCAAGGAGCCAGCTTCTGCCACCCCCAAGGAATCTACTCCAAGTTCTCCTAATACACCTGCTCCAACCACCTCAGAGGCCTCTCCTTCAACTATCACCATGGAGCCTCCCACTACTCCTAAGGGCCCTGTTGAATCAACTCCTGAGTTTCCTGTAGAACCCACACCAAAGACTCTTGAAAACAGTCCCAAGGAGCCTGCTGTACCTACAACCAAGGCTCCTAAAGTGACCAAACCTGAAATGACTACAACAGCTAAAGACAAGGCCACAGAACAAGACACAACTGATACCATGGCATCATCCAAAATTACTCTTAAAGCAACAACTCTTGCACCCAAAGTAATGACAGCAACAAAAAAGACAACTGAAGAGACTACAAGCAAACCTGAACCAACAACAGCTATACCAAAAGGTACAGCTACTAACGCTCAAGTGACAACTCCTAAACCCCAAAAACCAACCAAAGCACCCAAAAAGCTCACTTgtaccaaaaagacaaaaacacctAAAGTGAGAAAACCGAAGACTACACCAACTCCCCCAAAGATGACATCAGCAATGCCTAAATCAAACCCTACCTCTTTAGCAGAAGCCACGCTCCAAACCACCACCAGCCCTAACCAAACTCCCAACTCAGAAATAATCGAAGTAAATCCAAAGAATGAAGATGCAGATgctactgaaggagaaaaacctcagATGATGATTCCTAGGCCCCCTGTGTTAACTCCTATAGTTATTCCAGGCACTGATTTCATAGGGAGAGGACCCAGTCAAGGCATTGGCATCAACCCCGTGTTTTCAG ATGAGACTAATTTATGCAACGGTAAGCCGGTAGATGGACTGACTACTTTGCGCAATGGGACATTAGTTGCATTTCGAG GTCATTATTTCTGGATGCTAAATGCATTCAGTCCACCATCTCCACCTCGTAAAATTACTGAAGTTTGGGGCATTCCCTCCCCCATTGATACTGTTTTTACTAGATGCAACTGTGAAGGAAAAACTTTCTTCTTTAAG GATTCTCAGTACTGGCGTTTCACCAATGATATAAAAGATGCAGGGTATCCCAAACTAATTTCCAAAGGATTTGGAGGACTAAATGGAAAAATAGTGGCAGCTCTCACAATAGCTAAATACAAGAACAGACCTGAATCTGTGTATTTTTTCAAGAGAG GTGGCAGAATTCAGCAGTATACTTATAAACAGGAACCCACCCAAACGTGTACTAGAAGAAAGCCTGCTATAAGTTATCCAGTGTATGGAGAAACGACACAGATCAGGACACGTCGATTTGAACGTGCTATAGAGCCTTCTCAAACACACACCATCAGAATTCACTATTCACCTATCAGAGTCACTTATCAAGACAAAG GTTTGCTCCATAATGAAGTTAAAGTGAGTACACTGTGGAGAGGACTTCCAAATGTGGTTACTTCAGCTATATCACTGCCCAACATCAGAAAACCTGATGGCTACGATTACTATGCCTTTTCTGAAG ATCAATACTATAACATCGATGTGCCAACTAGAACAGCAAGAGGCATTACTACTCGTTCTGGACAGACCTTATCTAATGTCTGGTACAACTGTCCTTAG
- the PRG4 gene encoding proteoglycan 4 isoform X3, which produces MERKILPIYFLLLLSVFLIQQVSSQEFSCKGRCFESFSRGRACDCDSECKKYGKCCSDYDSFCEKVHSPASPPPSKSAPPPPGTTQTIKSTTKRSPKSSSKKTKKVIESEEIIEAKENKKKRTPKTKPTPEPPVIDEAGSGPDNGDFKLTPTPNIPTTQRNKFTTTPKITIVKPILSKPSIPPNSDTTKETPLTANKETTDETKETSTTNKQTSTTAKEKTTSAKETQNAEKTSTKDFAPTSEVPATSTLKAETISKSPALTSPKEPDPTTKESTPTTTKEPAPTTKESTPTTTKEPAPTTKASTPTTTKKPAPTTKASTPTTTKEPAPTTKESTPTTTKEPAPTTPREPAPTTKESTPITTKEPAPTTTKEQAPTTPKELAPTTKEPTPITTKEPAPTTTKVPAPTTPKEPASATPKESTPSSPNTPAPTTSEASPSTITMEPPTTPKGPVESTPEFPVEPTPKTLENSPKEPAVPTTKAPKVTKPEMTTTAKDKATEQDTTDTMASSKITLKATTLAPKVMTATKKTTEETTSKPEPTTAIPKGTATNAQVTTPKPQKPTKAPKKLTCTKKTKTPKVRKPKTTPTPPKMTSAMPKSNPTSLAEATLQTTTSPNQTPNSEIIEVNPKNEDADATEGEKPQMMIPRPPVLTPIVIPGTDFIGRGPSQGIGINPVFSDETNLCNGKPVDGLTTLRNGTLVAFRGHYFWMLNAFSPPSPPRKITEVWGIPSPIDTVFTRCNCEGKTFFFKDSQYWRFTNDIKDAGYPKLISKGFGGLNGKIVAALTIAKYKNRPESVYFFKRGGRIQQYTYKQEPTQTCTRRKPAISYPVYGETTQIRTRRFERAIEPSQTHTIRIHYSPIRVTYQDKVSSAGLLHNEVKVSTLWRGLPNVVTSAISLPNIRKPDGYDYYAFSEDQYYNIDVPTRTARGITTRSGQTLSNVWYNCP; this is translated from the exons ATGGAGAGGAAAATACTTCCCATTTACTTTTTGTTGctgctttctgttttcttgattCAGCAAGTTTCTTCTCAAG AGTTTTCCTGTAAAGGCCGCTGCTTCGAGTCCTTTTCAAGAGGGAGGGCGTGTGACTGTGACTCAGAATGTAAGAAGTACGGCAAGTGTTGTTCCGATTATGACAGTTTTTGTGAAAAAG TGCACAGTCCTGCATCACCACCACCTTCAAAGTCTGCACCTCCACCTCCAGGAACAACTCAGACCATCAAATCAACAACCAAACGTTCACCCAAATCATCAAGCAAGAAGACTAAGAAAGTTATAGAATCAGAGGAAATAATAGAAG caaaagaaaacaagaagaaaagaacccCTAAAACGAAACCTACCCCAGAACCACCAGTAATAGATGAAGCTGGAAGTGGACCGGACAATGGTGATTTCAAGCTCACCCCAACTCCTAACATTCCCACCACTCAACGTAATAAATTTACCACAACTCCCAAGATTACAATAGTAAAACCAATACTTTCTAAACCCAGTATTCCACCTAATTCTGACACAACTAAAGAGACGCCTTTGACAGCCAATAAGGAGACAACAGATGAAACTAAAGAGACTTCTACAACAAATAAACAGACTTCAACTACTGCAAAAGAGAAGACTACTTCAGCTAAAGAGACACAAAATGCAGAGAAAACATCTACTAAAGACTTTGCACCCACATCTGAAGTTCCTGCTACATCTACACTCAAAGCTGAAACTATAAGCAAATCCCCTGCTCTCACCTCTCCCAAAGAGCCAGATCCCACCACCAAGGAATCTACACCTACCACCACCAAGGAGCCAGCTCCCACCACCAAGGAATCTACACCCACCACCACCAAGGAGCCAGCTCCCACCACCAAGGCATCTAcacccaccaccaccaagaagcccgcTCCCACCACCAAGGCATCTACACCCACCACCACCAAGGAACCAGCTCCCACCACCAAGGAATCTacacccaccaccaccaaagaGCCAGCTCCCACCACCCCCAGGGAGCCAGCTCCCACCACCAAGGAATCTACACCCATCACCACGAAAGAGCcagctcccaccaccaccaaggaGCAAGCTCCCACCACCCCCAAAGAGCTAGCCCCCACCACCAAGGAACCTACACCCATCACCACCAAAGAGCcagctcccaccaccaccaaggtGCCTGCTCCCACCACCCCCAAGGAGCCAGCTTCTGCCACCCCCAAGGAATCTACTCCAAGTTCTCCTAATACACCTGCTCCAACCACCTCAGAGGCCTCTCCTTCAACTATCACCATGGAGCCTCCCACTACTCCTAAGGGCCCTGTTGAATCAACTCCTGAGTTTCCTGTAGAACCCACACCAAAGACTCTTGAAAACAGTCCCAAGGAGCCTGCTGTACCTACAACCAAGGCTCCTAAAGTGACCAAACCTGAAATGACTACAACAGCTAAAGACAAGGCCACAGAACAAGACACAACTGATACCATGGCATCATCCAAAATTACTCTTAAAGCAACAACTCTTGCACCCAAAGTAATGACAGCAACAAAAAAGACAACTGAAGAGACTACAAGCAAACCTGAACCAACAACAGCTATACCAAAAGGTACAGCTACTAACGCTCAAGTGACAACTCCTAAACCCCAAAAACCAACCAAAGCACCCAAAAAGCTCACTTgtaccaaaaagacaaaaacacctAAAGTGAGAAAACCGAAGACTACACCAACTCCCCCAAAGATGACATCAGCAATGCCTAAATCAAACCCTACCTCTTTAGCAGAAGCCACGCTCCAAACCACCACCAGCCCTAACCAAACTCCCAACTCAGAAATAATCGAAGTAAATCCAAAGAATGAAGATGCAGATgctactgaaggagaaaaacctcagATGATGATTCCTAGGCCCCCTGTGTTAACTCCTATAGTTATTCCAGGCACTGATTTCATAGGGAGAGGACCCAGTCAAGGCATTGGCATCAACCCCGTGTTTTCAG ATGAGACTAATTTATGCAACGGTAAGCCGGTAGATGGACTGACTACTTTGCGCAATGGGACATTAGTTGCATTTCGAG GTCATTATTTCTGGATGCTAAATGCATTCAGTCCACCATCTCCACCTCGTAAAATTACTGAAGTTTGGGGCATTCCCTCCCCCATTGATACTGTTTTTACTAGATGCAACTGTGAAGGAAAAACTTTCTTCTTTAAG GATTCTCAGTACTGGCGTTTCACCAATGATATAAAAGATGCAGGGTATCCCAAACTAATTTCCAAAGGATTTGGAGGACTAAATGGAAAAATAGTGGCAGCTCTCACAATAGCTAAATACAAGAACAGACCTGAATCTGTGTATTTTTTCAAGAGAG GTGGCAGAATTCAGCAGTATACTTATAAACAGGAACCCACCCAAACGTGTACTAGAAGAAAGCCTGCTATAAGTTATCCAGTGTATGGAGAAACGACACAGATCAGGACACGTCGATTTGAACGTGCTATAGAGCCTTCTCAAACACACACCATCAGAATTCACTATTCACCTATCAGAGTCACTTATCAAGACAAAG TGTCATCTGCAGGTTTGCTCCATAATGAAGTTAAAGTGAGTACACTGTGGAGAGGACTTCCAAATGTGGTTACTTCAGCTATATCACTGCCCAACATCAGAAAACCTGATGGCTACGATTACTATGCCTTTTCTGAAG ATCAATACTATAACATCGATGTGCCAACTAGAACAGCAAGAGGCATTACTACTCGTTCTGGACAGACCTTATCTAATGTCTGGTACAACTGTCCTTAG
- the PRG4 gene encoding proteoglycan 4 isoform X1, whose protein sequence is MERKILPIYFLLLLSVFLIQQVSSQDLSSCAGRCGEGYSRDAICNCDYNCQHYMECCPDFKKVCAVEFSCKGRCFESFSRGRACDCDSECKKYGKCCSDYDSFCEKVHSPASPPPSKSAPPPPGTTQTIKSTTKRSPKSSSKKTKKVIESEEIIEAKENKKKRTPKTKPTPEPPVIDEAGSGPDNGDFKLTPTPNIPTTQRNKFTTTPKITIVKPILSKPSIPPNSDTTKETPLTANKETTDETKETSTTNKQTSTTAKEKTTSAKETQNAEKTSTKDFAPTSEVPATSTLKAETISKSPALTSPKEPDPTTKESTPTTTKEPAPTTKESTPTTTKEPAPTTKASTPTTTKKPAPTTKASTPTTTKEPAPTTKESTPTTTKEPAPTTPREPAPTTKESTPITTKEPAPTTTKEQAPTTPKELAPTTKEPTPITTKEPAPTTTKVPAPTTPKEPASATPKESTPSSPNTPAPTTSEASPSTITMEPPTTPKGPVESTPEFPVEPTPKTLENSPKEPAVPTTKAPKVTKPEMTTTAKDKATEQDTTDTMASSKITLKATTLAPKVMTATKKTTEETTSKPEPTTAIPKGTATNAQVTTPKPQKPTKAPKKLTCTKKTKTPKVRKPKTTPTPPKMTSAMPKSNPTSLAEATLQTTTSPNQTPNSEIIEVNPKNEDADATEGEKPQMMIPRPPVLTPIVIPGTDFIGRGPSQGIGINPVFSDETNLCNGKPVDGLTTLRNGTLVAFRGHYFWMLNAFSPPSPPRKITEVWGIPSPIDTVFTRCNCEGKTFFFKDSQYWRFTNDIKDAGYPKLISKGFGGLNGKIVAALTIAKYKNRPESVYFFKRGGRIQQYTYKQEPTQTCTRRKPAISYPVYGETTQIRTRRFERAIEPSQTHTIRIHYSPIRVTYQDKVSSAGLLHNEVKVSTLWRGLPNVVTSAISLPNIRKPDGYDYYAFSEDQYYNIDVPTRTARGITTRSGQTLSNVWYNCP, encoded by the exons ATGGAGAGGAAAATACTTCCCATTTACTTTTTGTTGctgctttctgttttcttgattCAGCAAGTTTCTTCTCAAG atttatcaaGTTGTGCAGGGAGATGTGGGGAAGGGTATTCTAGAGATGCCATCTGCAACTGTGATTATAACTGTCAACACTACATGGAGTGCTGCCCTGACTTCAAGAAAGTCTGCGCTGTAG AGTTTTCCTGTAAAGGCCGCTGCTTCGAGTCCTTTTCAAGAGGGAGGGCGTGTGACTGTGACTCAGAATGTAAGAAGTACGGCAAGTGTTGTTCCGATTATGACAGTTTTTGTGAAAAAG TGCACAGTCCTGCATCACCACCACCTTCAAAGTCTGCACCTCCACCTCCAGGAACAACTCAGACCATCAAATCAACAACCAAACGTTCACCCAAATCATCAAGCAAGAAGACTAAGAAAGTTATAGAATCAGAGGAAATAATAGAAG caaaagaaaacaagaagaaaagaacccCTAAAACGAAACCTACCCCAGAACCACCAGTAATAGATGAAGCTGGAAGTGGACCGGACAATGGTGATTTCAAGCTCACCCCAACTCCTAACATTCCCACCACTCAACGTAATAAATTTACCACAACTCCCAAGATTACAATAGTAAAACCAATACTTTCTAAACCCAGTATTCCACCTAATTCTGACACAACTAAAGAGACGCCTTTGACAGCCAATAAGGAGACAACAGATGAAACTAAAGAGACTTCTACAACAAATAAACAGACTTCAACTACTGCAAAAGAGAAGACTACTTCAGCTAAAGAGACACAAAATGCAGAGAAAACATCTACTAAAGACTTTGCACCCACATCTGAAGTTCCTGCTACATCTACACTCAAAGCTGAAACTATAAGCAAATCCCCTGCTCTCACCTCTCCCAAAGAGCCAGATCCCACCACCAAGGAATCTACACCTACCACCACCAAGGAGCCAGCTCCCACCACCAAGGAATCTACACCCACCACCACCAAGGAGCCAGCTCCCACCACCAAGGCATCTAcacccaccaccaccaagaagcccgcTCCCACCACCAAGGCATCTACACCCACCACCACCAAGGAACCAGCTCCCACCACCAAGGAATCTacacccaccaccaccaaagaGCCAGCTCCCACCACCCCCAGGGAGCCAGCTCCCACCACCAAGGAATCTACACCCATCACCACGAAAGAGCcagctcccaccaccaccaaggaGCAAGCTCCCACCACCCCCAAAGAGCTAGCCCCCACCACCAAGGAACCTACACCCATCACCACCAAAGAGCcagctcccaccaccaccaaggtGCCTGCTCCCACCACCCCCAAGGAGCCAGCTTCTGCCACCCCCAAGGAATCTACTCCAAGTTCTCCTAATACACCTGCTCCAACCACCTCAGAGGCCTCTCCTTCAACTATCACCATGGAGCCTCCCACTACTCCTAAGGGCCCTGTTGAATCAACTCCTGAGTTTCCTGTAGAACCCACACCAAAGACTCTTGAAAACAGTCCCAAGGAGCCTGCTGTACCTACAACCAAGGCTCCTAAAGTGACCAAACCTGAAATGACTACAACAGCTAAAGACAAGGCCACAGAACAAGACACAACTGATACCATGGCATCATCCAAAATTACTCTTAAAGCAACAACTCTTGCACCCAAAGTAATGACAGCAACAAAAAAGACAACTGAAGAGACTACAAGCAAACCTGAACCAACAACAGCTATACCAAAAGGTACAGCTACTAACGCTCAAGTGACAACTCCTAAACCCCAAAAACCAACCAAAGCACCCAAAAAGCTCACTTgtaccaaaaagacaaaaacacctAAAGTGAGAAAACCGAAGACTACACCAACTCCCCCAAAGATGACATCAGCAATGCCTAAATCAAACCCTACCTCTTTAGCAGAAGCCACGCTCCAAACCACCACCAGCCCTAACCAAACTCCCAACTCAGAAATAATCGAAGTAAATCCAAAGAATGAAGATGCAGATgctactgaaggagaaaaacctcagATGATGATTCCTAGGCCCCCTGTGTTAACTCCTATAGTTATTCCAGGCACTGATTTCATAGGGAGAGGACCCAGTCAAGGCATTGGCATCAACCCCGTGTTTTCAG ATGAGACTAATTTATGCAACGGTAAGCCGGTAGATGGACTGACTACTTTGCGCAATGGGACATTAGTTGCATTTCGAG GTCATTATTTCTGGATGCTAAATGCATTCAGTCCACCATCTCCACCTCGTAAAATTACTGAAGTTTGGGGCATTCCCTCCCCCATTGATACTGTTTTTACTAGATGCAACTGTGAAGGAAAAACTTTCTTCTTTAAG GATTCTCAGTACTGGCGTTTCACCAATGATATAAAAGATGCAGGGTATCCCAAACTAATTTCCAAAGGATTTGGAGGACTAAATGGAAAAATAGTGGCAGCTCTCACAATAGCTAAATACAAGAACAGACCTGAATCTGTGTATTTTTTCAAGAGAG GTGGCAGAATTCAGCAGTATACTTATAAACAGGAACCCACCCAAACGTGTACTAGAAGAAAGCCTGCTATAAGTTATCCAGTGTATGGAGAAACGACACAGATCAGGACACGTCGATTTGAACGTGCTATAGAGCCTTCTCAAACACACACCATCAGAATTCACTATTCACCTATCAGAGTCACTTATCAAGACAAAG TGTCATCTGCAGGTTTGCTCCATAATGAAGTTAAAGTGAGTACACTGTGGAGAGGACTTCCAAATGTGGTTACTTCAGCTATATCACTGCCCAACATCAGAAAACCTGATGGCTACGATTACTATGCCTTTTCTGAAG ATCAATACTATAACATCGATGTGCCAACTAGAACAGCAAGAGGCATTACTACTCGTTCTGGACAGACCTTATCTAATGTCTGGTACAACTGTCCTTAG